GATGATAACTGAGCACTTTTGCAATTATGGTGAGTTTTCCATTTTGGCTAACCACAATGCCGAACACCCACCAAATTCAGTCCATGGATCATATGCCAGTTTGCAATGAActtcatgagaaaaaaaaaaaaaagaggggatgAATTTGTTAACATTTCAGTTCAACCAAAGGTAACTGGAGAAATGAAGaatggaaaggaaaataaatagatCATGCATTATATaaactaacaataaaaaataaaagggagggAACCATCAGGCATCAGGGAGAAAAAACACAGGACAGCAGTTTCGATTATAAATTTGCTTCATTGGTTACTCATACAtggctggaaaaaaaattgagttaataaaAGAATTTTACCCTGTAGTTCTCAGAAGCAGGAAGAGAACAATATCACAAGCAAAACTCACTTAAACTGAAAGAGTTATCAAATTTAAATCTGCCTTTGACTGAGGAATTGCATTACCTACAATGATGACTTATGGAACACCTTTCGATTGCTAGCTCCTTGATCCACTGTTGCCATGCACTGGACGCCGAATATCAAACTGGTCTACATACTCCAATGGAGTCACAGTTTCATTCCTAATTCTCTTGATCTTAGGGCTCAACAATCCCCTATGACCAAATCCATACAGCTTAAGAACCTGGTTGTCAGCAAAATTGAAAGCTCTCTCCATGCTTCTCATGCACTGCTCGACTGGATAATCCCCATAGCTACCACAAGGTTTGCAACCAACGAAATGGGTGACAAATGGCCACCTCTCATCACCCAATCCCGGATGATACTTCTCCATCATCTCCTCATACCGATCCACCAAGCCCGCCCAATACCCATGCAAATAATACTGATTCTCAATATAAACCTTATCCATCCACTGATCCTTCTGCGAAAGCAACAAGTAGATCAAAGCTGACTGATCATCTGCCTCAAATGCCGGCCTTCCCTTCAAATTGGCTGTCAAAATCTTGCCAGCCTCCTCTCTAATGGCACCTTTAGGACCCATCGGAGCCCACGCATCAAGCAAATCCAAGCTCCACTGACAATTCCTAAACAAAAAACTACCTGTATTCAAGGCAATCCACGACTTCTGCTCAAACAACAAATCGGGATAGCCATGAATCACCAAATTATGCTTATCATACTTGGACAAGGGGATCTCAAACACCATATCAGTAAACATCGCATCACTATCCATCCACCAAATCCACTCGATTTCTGGGTGGGACAACATCAACCTCCTAATCATTGGTAATTTCGCCCAATACCCAGCAAGTTCCTTATCCAAATGAGCCATATTATAAACGATCTCAATCCCATGAATCCTACAATAATCAATCTTATTCTTTATAGCCTTCAACAAATAATGATCTCCAATCGGGTTATCACAGGGACTAGGAGGAGACCCGGTTAATAGCAAAATACGAGGCTTCCCATTAACAAAGTTGGGGAATTCAGGGTTTTGACTCAGCCATACCTGGCGTTCCTGGTTCCAATTGGATATTTTGGGACCTAAACTGTAGGTGACATTAGGGTTGATCTCCGATTCTGCAGGATCATCCGGTTCGCTGTCGGATCGGATCTCTTTAAGGATCCGGTTAGTCTCTTCGATTAGATTCTGGTTGACGGCGTCAGCGTCGGAGCTACTGAGGTTTCCAATGCCGACAGTGCCACGAAGGACGA
The sequence above is drawn from the Populus alba chromosome 15, ASM523922v2, whole genome shotgun sequence genome and encodes:
- the LOC118033337 gene encoding probable xyloglucan 6-xylosyltransferase 5, with the translated sequence MGQDNFVAQKRASGGGGAGGLPTTTTANGRARTMLPRGRQINKTFNNIKITILCGFVTILVLRGTVGIGNLSSSDADAVNQNLIEETNRILKEIRSDSEPDDPAESEINPNVTYSLGPKISNWNQERQVWLSQNPEFPNFVNGKPRILLLTGSPPSPCDNPIGDHYLLKAIKNKIDYCRIHGIEIVYNMAHLDKELAGYWAKLPMIRRLMLSHPEIEWIWWMDSDAMFTDMVFEIPLSKYDKHNLVIHGYPDLLFEQKSWIALNTGSFLFRNCQWSLDLLDAWAPMGPKGAIREEAGKILTANLKGRPAFEADDQSALIYLLLSQKDQWMDKVYIENQYYLHGYWAGLVDRYEEMMEKYHPGLGDERWPFVTHFVGCKPCGSYGDYPVEQCMRSMERAFNFADNQVLKLYGFGHRGLLSPKIKRIRNETVTPLEYVDQFDIRRPVHGNSGSRS